AAGAAATTTGGGTGCGTGCCTACTTTTCTGTCCAATGAAATTCTGAACAAGTTCTACCATGGATTCTGTAAGCATTACCTTTGGCCTCTGTTTCATTATATGTTGCCTGTTTCGCCAAGCAATGGTGCCCAGTTCAACCCGTCTCAGTGGCGTGCCTATGTAAGGGCAAATCAGATTTTTGCCAATAAGGTCATAGGGGTGCTAAACAACCCTGATGAGGATTTCGTCTGGATACATGATTATCACCTCATGGCCATGCCAACTTATCTGCGGAAAAAGTGTCACCGGGTGAAGGTTGGGTTTTTCTTGCACAGCCCTTTTCCTTCCTCGGAAATATATCGAACACTTCCTGTGCGGGAAGAGATTCTTCGGAGCTTATTGAATTCCGATCTTATTGGTTTCCATACATTTGATTATGCTAGGCACTTTCTGTCATGCTGTAGTAGGATGTTGGGTCTGGATTATGAATCAAAAAGAGGTTACATTGGGATTGAGTATTATGGTCGAACAGTGAGCATTAAAATCCTCCCAGCTGGAATTCATATGGGTCAGCTTGAATCGGCTATGTCTCTTCCAGAGACTGCTGATAAGGTcaaagagttgaaggaacaatTTAAGGGGAAAATTGTAATGCTAGGCGTAGATGACATGGATATGTTTAAAGGCATAAGTTTGAAATTCCTTGCGATGAGGCAGCTATTAGCTCAGAATCCTGGATTGGAAGAGAAAGTAGTTTTGGTTCAGATTGCAAACCCAGCGAGAAGCCGGGGTAAGGATGTTCAGGAAGTTCAGAATGAAATCCATCTCATTGCGAAAGAAATCAATGAAAGCTATGGAAAGCCAGGGTATGAGCCAATTGTTTTCATCAACCGGTTTGTTCCTACACAAGAGAAGGTTGCGTACTATGCCATCTCTGAGTGCTGTGTGGTGAATCCTGTAAGGGATGGGATGAACTTGGTGCCTTACAAGTACACAGTTTGCCGACAGGGCAGCCCTGCTTTGGACATGGTTTTGGGAACTGATGGGTCTGCATCTCTGAAAAAGAGTGTTATCATTGTTTCAGAATTTGTTGGGTGCTCGCCGTCGCTCAGTGGTGCAATCCGGGTAAACCCTTGGAACATTGATTGTGTATCAGAGGCTATGAGTTCGGCCATCACAATGGCAGACACAGAGAAACAATTGCGACATGAGAAGCACTATAAGTATGTTAGCTCTCATGACATTGCTTATTGGTCTCGTAGTATTGACCAGGACCTTGAGAGAGCCTGTAGGGAGCATTACTTGAGTGGGTGTTGGGGCATTGGGTTTGGTTTGTGTTTCAGGGTTGTTGCCTTGGGTCCTAACTTCAGGAAGCTTTCCATTGATCACATTGTTAGTGCCTATGTGAATACAAATAGCCGGTTGATACTTTTGGACTATGATGGGACTATGATGCCAGAATCTTCAGTGGACAAAACTCCCAGCAATGAAGTTATTACTGTGTTGAATGCTTTGTGCAGTGATCCCAAGAACGTTGTTTTTGTCGTCAGTGGTAGAGGGAAGGATTCTCTCAGCAGATGGTTTTCTACATGTGAAAAACTGGGGATTTCAGGAGAGCATGGTTACTTTAACAGGTGGTCTAGAATTCCTTTGCTTAgtcaatttataaaaatattgcTAATACTTCCTCTATTTGATTTTGTTCATGTCTTTTTTGTAGGTGGACTAAGGATTCTCCATGGGAATCCTGCCCATTAGTGATGGACTTTGATTGGAAAAAGATTGCAGAACCTGTGATGGAGCTTTACACTGAAACAACTGATGGCTCTTCTATAGAACAGAAGGAAAGCGCGCTAGTATGGCACCATCAAGAAGCTGACCCTGATTTTGGATCACGCCAGGCAAAGGAGCTTCTGGATCATCTTGAAAGTGTTCTTGCTAATGAGCCTGTAGTTGTTAAAAGAGGTCAACACATAGTTGAAGTGAAGCCACAGGTACGAAAAACATTGATACAATAAATTTATgagttgcaattttttttttattagcagATTGAAACTTTGGAAAATAGTTGGAGAGATATTATGATAAAGTTGGAAAAAGGGTAAacgtcaatgaatgaaaggatgGATGCTTTGGGGTGGCAGGATAGTGCTTTTCCATTTCAAAAGTATCGGGCAATTCAAAGTAAATCCTGGTTTATATTTGAACGGGAATTCAAGAATTAGGGAAAATGCAATATTTGGGTCATACACCTTATTTTTAATGCTTTATGATTTTCTGGGACAAAATATTGTTCCATTTGCTTAAGAAAAACCCTTTTTACCCACTATAAAATCTGGCAACTTGGTCAAATCATAGAAGGAATAAATCATTTTATCATTGGTATTAAGATGTGGTTATTTTAGTTGGTGATGGATGGCTTTTTTTTTTCGCTCCTGTGATGGCAGGGTGTTAGCAAAGGCTTGGTAGTGGAAAACCTTATCTCAACCATGCGGAGTAGGGGAAAAGCCCCTGATTTTGTTTTATGCGTTGGGGATGACCGTTCAGATGAAGATATGTTCGAGAGCATTACGCGGACAGTTTCCAATGCAACCTTGCCAGCCACTGCAGAAGTGTTTCCATGCACAGTTGGTCAGAAACCAAGTAATGCCAAATACTATCTTGGCGATACAGTCGATGTTATCAACATGCTTGAAGGTCTTGCGGCAGCATCAGCACAGCTACGCACACCTGCACAGTTCCAGACTCCATTAGAAGTTTCTCTTTGAATTCAGGCACAGATAAGAACAAGCCAGAAAGTTATTCTTGTACAGAAAGTTACATTACAGGTCATGCAAAACCAATACCTTGAAATTCATTAGCCCCGTCCATCCTCCTCTTCCCATCAGTTTCATTTATAAGTCTTTTGAGTCCCCTATAGTTGCAAATTTACTTAATTAGTCTGTCCAAGTTCTTCTCATCAATTGAAGCAAATTTCTTACATTTTGACCCTGAAGGAACTCTGATTTTTCCCTTTATGCATTATGTGCCAAAAAAAGGTACAGAAAGAGTTGTAGCTTTTACACGATCCTTGAGAAAACTCGAAACTGGGcaattcatttgtttatttacttATATTTTTCTGGTTTGAGCAATTATGCTCACAGTTCAATGTTGGAACCGATCACAGGCTCAGCATGTTGTATTGGCGATGGCTGTTATTCTTGATACTTGCTGTCCTCAGATGGTCATGATGTTCATTCTTGTGTGAACCTTGTGGCATGGAGGTAGAGGAGGAGAGGAGTGCAAAAACGAGGCCGTAGAAATAAGAAGTCATAATAGCGAAGCTAAATATAAAGTCAGTTAAACGGCATTGCGTAGTGAAAGCAGCTTGTTCGTGATGCATCTTGTTACAAGATGTGGGTTTAGAATTTAGATTTCACCCGGCAGTCGTCAAGGATCAAAGGAAAACTATGCCGTGCATTGATAACCATCTGTAGTTTGATGTTTATACATTAATGACCATGTCAGATTTGGTGATTCTTACCATGTGCTTGGAGATTTGAATTTCATAGTTTGAATTATACGAATTTATTTCAAATCAACACAAATTTAAGTTTGATATTTATGCTTTCAAATACAAgtgttgggaaaaaaaattatatattcagTACGATAATAATCCCAGATAAATCTACCAATGCATTAGCAGAGACACAAGTGTCGTAATCATAAAGCGAAATTAGTTAGGTGCATGGTGCCATTGGAGCATAAAGTGTTTGCATCCACCTAATTTTGTTTAGGCCCAACTTTGGCCTACTTTGACTTCTCACACACGTCACTTGGGATCTCTTTCCTTTTTAAAGGGCCTATAGGCCCACTTTCTCTTTAATAAGACCTCTTGGATATGTCTAGTGCATTTTCTACACATTTCACCCAATTTTCATTTACTATTTATTGAACTCTGGCACATCACATGCAGATGCTCTCATAAGCGGATTTCACTCTTGCCCACAACACAAAAATAAATGGGGATTCTTTTCTTCACTCATGCATGCATGCTGTATCTTCATCTCTAGAATACGAACTCTACCACCACACACTCTACATCTGCATCACCACAAAAACTAGAAGGAAACATACAAaatcaacaaaacaaaacaaaacaaaaagaagTTATCAAACCTCATGCTTAAGATCCCCATCTCCATAAGCACTTTTACCCGAAAAGCACACACAAAttaatcaaaaaatcaaaaattccAAACAAATCCGCACACCACATGCAATGGCGGCACTCAGTCTTACCCAATTTCACTCAACTTTATTTGAATTTGCTGAATTTTTGTTCAATTTCCCACAGCACTCTTAATTCCTCACATTGCAACTTCCCACATTACATTTAATTTCACTTCTACAATTGCACCCTTCCACTCACTAAATTCCATCCAATTTTGATGCCACTCTGTACACATCATCTCACATTCTACCTAAATTTACTCGTATCACTCTACTTAGTGCTTGTAATGCAATATTCCAGTAATGTATATTGTAATAGTACATTCATGTTTGGTTCACACAAAATTTTAACATTCCATTCATCTAAGTTAactatattttatgaaaaaattattATCATTAAAGAGGTGGTTTTGTAACTTTCTTAAATTAAGGTAGTATATTTTTGGTACGGGAAACAGAAACTTGCAGAATAGAGGACGTAGATATTCTCGACCCAAAGCACCGTCGACCTCGTCAAGCTTGCGCTCCCACGACGCTGACGACGTCAATTGGAAACCTGCAACTTTTTCTTGGCCGCGACTACGTCACTACACCAAAGCACATTAGGAAATCAATTGACGCAAAGGTCATCGACACCTCAGATGACTGCTCTCTAGATTGTGGATGAGGGGAGCCATAACAAATGTTCCCTAGATCTCAACATTTTCAATGGCTGGGTAGCTGGGCATTGGCTTCCAGTGGCTTAGTGGTGGCACGATTCTGGCACATCCATTAAAATTGATGATAGTCTCCAAATTTTCGATGATTTTGTCAACAGCGATATGGAATTTTTGGATCATAAGAAGCACTGGCGGTGAAGACCAATCATCATGACCAAAAATCATCTCGTTTGTTGACTGATAATAAAGATCAAGGTCTCAAGTTTGAACTCGTAGATATAGAtatatgactctctctctctctctctctctctctctctcaatacaCAGATACACTCAAAAGAGGGTGGTGGTGTAAAAATAATAGTCTGAATAGCATGTTAAAATAAACACGTGCAGCGGAAAAAATCGTTACCTCCAGCCATTATAGACGACTTGTGAAACTAGACGACTAGATATCTTCTTGTCTCCAAACCCAAAAAGAAAACTACTATTTTGTGAAGTACCTTCTAGCCTTTCCTTAGATTTCATGGGATAGTATGATGGAATACACAGGCCCTTATATATAGGAAATACAAGGAACCTTTCATTTAATTCTTGTAACCTTTCAGCTTCCTCATTATTTGCTCCATCCATCAAAGAACAAAAATATGAAGAGTTTTTAGTTTCTCACAAATCAAGAATGTCGATACATATCTCATTAAATTATGGGGCACATGGAAACCATCAATACATGTATATAAAACTTTATGGGGGTATTGAAACCACTAATATTCATGAGTGTAAAATGTGAACCCCTTTAagaaataatataattaaaattatatatatatatatatatatatatatttacattctcccacttggttCACATAAACATATTCTTTATCTCTGTGAGACACGATAAAACTTTAATTGCAT
This window of the Malania oleifera isolate guangnan ecotype guangnan chromosome 6, ASM2987363v1, whole genome shotgun sequence genome carries:
- the LOC131157474 gene encoding probable alpha,alpha-trehalose-phosphate synthase [UDP-forming] 11, translating into MSVPGIMSGFDGGEKSYYQDSDGDSSIAPERRIVVANQLPVRAFRDPDSKKWCFDWDMDALVLQLKDGFPPEVEVLYVGSLKAEIEPAEQEEVAQFLLKKFGCVPTFLSNEILNKFYHGFCKHYLWPLFHYMLPVSPSNGAQFNPSQWRAYVRANQIFANKVIGVLNNPDEDFVWIHDYHLMAMPTYLRKKCHRVKVGFFLHSPFPSSEIYRTLPVREEILRSLLNSDLIGFHTFDYARHFLSCCSRMLGLDYESKRGYIGIEYYGRTVSIKILPAGIHMGQLESAMSLPETADKVKELKEQFKGKIVMLGVDDMDMFKGISLKFLAMRQLLAQNPGLEEKVVLVQIANPARSRGKDVQEVQNEIHLIAKEINESYGKPGYEPIVFINRFVPTQEKVAYYAISECCVVNPVRDGMNLVPYKYTVCRQGSPALDMVLGTDGSASLKKSVIIVSEFVGCSPSLSGAIRVNPWNIDCVSEAMSSAITMADTEKQLRHEKHYKYVSSHDIAYWSRSIDQDLERACREHYLSGCWGIGFGLCFRVVALGPNFRKLSIDHIVSAYVNTNSRLILLDYDGTMMPESSVDKTPSNEVITVLNALCSDPKNVVFVVSGRGKDSLSRWFSTCEKLGISGEHGYFNRWTKDSPWESCPLVMDFDWKKIAEPVMELYTETTDGSSIEQKESALVWHHQEADPDFGSRQAKELLDHLESVLANEPVVVKRGQHIVEVKPQGVSKGLVVENLISTMRSRGKAPDFVLCVGDDRSDEDMFESITRTVSNATLPATAEVFPCTVGQKPSNAKYYLGDTVDVINMLEGLAAASAQLRTPAQFQTPLEVSL